Proteins from a genomic interval of Streptomyces fodineus:
- a CDS encoding M56 family metallopeptidase — protein MGVFVFLPLVLPLSAWPVARLAETRLHPRTATRLLTAVAVVMAVCSTLCLALLMVVGTAQLPGNPLPDGWSDPQVRAAVPHDGAAGRAATAALALIAAACVRTLLRHRRVTRRARRALAALPDRSVAVLPDSTPYAYALPGGRGRIVVSTALLAGLAPAERRALFAHERAHLAARHPRQLLAAHLAARANPFLRPLCTAVVYTAERWADEEAARTVGDRRTVAHAIGRAALLSARTPAPTLAALAATGPVPRRVAALLAPAPVARTWPPAFTSAGLAAWGAAAGALMSLMSSANSAVTLFLLPHATTSL, from the coding sequence ATGGGGGTCTTCGTCTTCCTGCCACTGGTGCTCCCGCTGTCCGCCTGGCCGGTCGCCCGGCTCGCCGAGACACGGCTGCATCCGCGCACCGCGACCCGGCTGCTGACGGCCGTCGCGGTCGTCATGGCCGTGTGCAGCACGCTCTGCCTGGCCCTGCTCATGGTGGTCGGCACCGCCCAGCTGCCCGGCAACCCGCTCCCGGACGGCTGGTCCGACCCGCAGGTACGGGCCGCCGTCCCGCACGACGGGGCCGCCGGCCGGGCCGCCACCGCCGCGCTCGCCCTGATCGCCGCCGCCTGCGTCCGCACCCTTCTGCGGCACCGCCGGGTCACCCGCCGCGCCCGCCGGGCCCTGGCCGCGCTGCCGGACAGGTCGGTCGCGGTCCTGCCCGACAGCACGCCCTACGCCTACGCCCTGCCCGGCGGCCGGGGCCGGATCGTCGTCAGCACCGCGCTGCTGGCCGGGCTCGCTCCCGCCGAGCGGCGCGCCCTGTTCGCCCATGAACGCGCCCACCTGGCCGCCCGCCACCCCCGCCAGCTGCTCGCCGCGCACCTCGCCGCCCGCGCCAACCCCTTCCTGAGGCCGCTGTGCACCGCCGTCGTCTACACGGCCGAGCGCTGGGCGGACGAGGAGGCGGCCCGGACGGTCGGCGACCGGCGCACCGTCGCCCATGCCATCGGCAGGGCGGCCCTGCTGTCCGCCCGCACCCCCGCACCCACCCTGGCCGCGCTCGCGGCCACCGGTCCCGTGCCGCGCCGGGTGGCCGCGCTGCTGGCCCCCGCACCCGTGGCCCGGACCTGGCCGCCGGCTTTCACCTCGGCCGGCCTCGCCGCCTGGGGCGCCGCCGCCGGGGCCCTGATGTCCCTGATGTCGTCGGCGAACTCCGCCGTCACCCTGTTCCTGCTCCCGCACGCGACGACCTCGCTGTGA
- a CDS encoding BlaI/MecI/CopY family transcriptional regulator, translated as MAREDGRARRRGRGELERQVLGALREADGPVTAAWVRQRLGGDLAYTTVVTILTRLLAKDVVARERHGRSFLWTPSADVARLAALPMRRLLDGEQDREAVLASFVTALPPGDEQVLRALLDAADTGPPDSADGGDGRTARRRHGRTTDRRGGRTED; from the coding sequence ATGGCGCGGGAAGACGGCCGGGCCCGGCGGCGCGGCCGGGGTGAGCTGGAGCGCCAGGTCCTCGGCGCGCTGCGCGAGGCGGACGGACCGGTCACCGCGGCCTGGGTGCGGCAGCGCCTCGGCGGCGACCTCGCCTACACCACCGTCGTCACCATCCTGACCCGGCTGCTCGCCAAGGACGTCGTCGCCCGCGAGCGCCACGGCCGCTCCTTCCTGTGGACGCCGTCCGCGGACGTGGCCCGGCTCGCCGCCCTGCCCATGCGCCGCCTGCTGGACGGCGAGCAGGACCGCGAGGCGGTCCTGGCCAGCTTCGTCACCGCCCTGCCGCCCGGCGACGAGCAGGTGCTGCGGGCCCTGCTCGACGCGGCGGACACCGGTCCGCCGGACTCCGCGGACGGCGGGGACGGCCGTACGGCGCGCAGGCGGCACGGCCGTACGACGGACAGGCGGGGCGGCCGTACGGAAGACTGA
- a CDS encoding peptide deformylase, with the protein MAPPRDHAPLAERVEELLAAGGPLPIVAAGQPVLRRGTEPYDGELGPALLARFVEALRETMHAAPGVGLAAPQVGVELRIAVMEDPAPVPEEVAVARGRIPQPFRVLVNPVYEPVGSARAAFFEGCLSVPGWQAVVARHAEVRLRGQDEQGHELDELFTGWPARIVQHETDHLDGRLYLDRAELRSLSTNEAVAALWNRPTPQKAAEALGFALP; encoded by the coding sequence ATGGCACCTCCCCGCGATCACGCACCGCTCGCCGAGCGCGTCGAGGAACTCCTCGCCGCCGGCGGCCCCTTGCCCATCGTCGCCGCCGGGCAGCCGGTGCTGCGACGCGGCACCGAGCCGTACGACGGCGAGCTCGGCCCCGCCCTGCTCGCCCGCTTCGTCGAGGCCCTGCGTGAAACCATGCACGCCGCGCCCGGCGTGGGCCTCGCCGCGCCGCAGGTCGGTGTGGAGCTGCGGATCGCCGTCATGGAGGATCCGGCGCCGGTGCCCGAGGAGGTCGCGGTGGCCCGGGGCCGCATCCCGCAGCCGTTCCGGGTCCTGGTCAATCCGGTGTACGAGCCCGTCGGCAGCGCTCGTGCCGCGTTCTTCGAGGGCTGCCTGAGCGTGCCGGGATGGCAGGCGGTGGTGGCCCGGCACGCCGAGGTGCGGCTGCGCGGCCAGGACGAGCAGGGCCACGAGCTGGACGAGTTGTTCACGGGGTGGCCCGCCCGGATCGTCCAGCACGAGACGGACCATCTGGACGGCAGGCTCTATCTGGACCGTGCCGAACTGCGCTCCCTGTCGACGAACGAGGCGGTGGCCGCGCTGTGGAACCGGCCGACCCCGCAGAAGGCGGCGGAGGCCCTCGGCTTCGCCCTCCCGTAG